From a single Phragmites australis chromosome 7, lpPhrAust1.1, whole genome shotgun sequence genomic region:
- the LOC133925358 gene encoding uncharacterized protein LOC133925358 isoform X2, producing the protein MSQSEYKLGRVEFDGEPKLIVHHRSAESSALVAIANCTFLGSKGTDRGDPPPYVEEQILTKGMVGSLVANIKQVVDSGRPAMKEKEEPLISILESLAAGLHVDPVNKSCNTFSLADEILLFKLLKIPLVHGWLSDPEDILLYNDIKEKSYDKLVNLLPKLQSVADEALNASEASRAAAQPVVARYARIKDFLDASKTHLTTYGLAVLHKSLEERKPAVLYIENKFRVVYKYNGDLFTLETDEDLLQSHPDAMWKKLTVLEEESFYVTSRFSPTKEQPNMEKAKEWREKKLSALDEPGDKPSTKPARKKKSRLRRNLGNKIEEKEEAPKSATAEPCPPISNVCLPEKEASKAATAVEKEEAPKSATVEPCPPISDVCPSEKEAFKSPTIAENFLKFLTEFRDGSSCRMIPYFEGVVEGMRYTGSFKLHVPYAFIQKHDGNLAIDIQDEYPRICNELLQSVVTYFCNRGLDKKSATEHAELEILNLREPEQRGNQLTYAVHTQQ; encoded by the exons ATGTCGCAGTCGGAATACAAGTTAGGACGGGTCGAGTTCGATGGCGAACCTAAGCTCATTGTGCACCATAGATCCGCAGAATCCAGTGCGTTAGTAGCCATTGCTAACTGCACCTTCCTAGGGTCGAAGGGTACAGATCGCGGGGATCCACCTCCATATGTGGAAGAGCAGATTCTTACAAAGGGCATGGTGGGTTCACTTGTGGCGAATATCAAACAAGTTGTGGACTCTGGTCGTCCCGCGATGAAAGAGAAGGAGGAGCCCCTTATTAGCATATTGGAATCACTGGCAGCTGGTCTCCATGTTGATCCAGTAAACAAAAG CTGCAACACTTTCAGCCTAGCTGACGAGATCTTATTATTTAAACTTCTCAAAATTCCTTTGGTGCATGGTTGGTTGTCGGACCCTGAGGACATATTGCTATATAATGATATTAAGGAAAAGTCTTATGATAAGCTGGTCAACCTACTTCCTAAACTGCAATCAGTAGCAGATGAGGCGCTTAATGCATCCGAAGCCAGCAGAGCGGCTGCTCAACCCGTGGTAGCACGAT ACGCAAGGATTAAGGATTTCTTGGATGCCTCAAAAACCCACTTAACAACTTATGG GTTGGCTGTTTTGCACAAATCAttagaagaaagaaaacccGCTGTTTTGTacatagaaaataaatttaGAGTTGTCTACAAG TATAATGGAGATCTATTCACCTTGGAAACAGACGAGGATCTTCTGCAGAGTCACCCAGATGCTATGTGGAAAAAGTTGACTGTG CTGGAGGAAGAGAGCTTCTACGTAACAAGCCGCTTCAGTCCGACCAAGGAGCAACCGAATATGGAAAAA GCTAAGGAATGGCGGGAAAAGAAGCTTTCAGCACTGGACGAACCTGGTGACAAACCATCCACAAAAccagcaagaaagaagaaatcaaGGCTACGAAGAAATCTGGGAAACAAAAtagaggaaaaggaagaagcTCCTAAGTCAGCAACAGCTGAACCTTGTCCTCCTATTTCTAATGTGTGTCTTCCTGAAAAAGAAGCTTCTAAAGCTGCAACCGCCGTTGAGAAGGAAGAAGCTCCGAAGTCAGCAACAGTTGAACCTTGTCCTCCTATTTCTGATGTGTGCCCTTCTGAAAAAGAAGCTTTTAAATCTCCGACCATTGCTGAGAATTTTCTCAAATTCCTTACGGA GTTCAGAGACGGTAGCAGCTGCCGCATGATCCCTTATTTTGAGGGTGTAGTAGAAGGCATGAGGTACACAGGCTCGTTCAAATTGCATGTCCCATATGCATTTATTCAAAAGCATGATGGGAATCTAGCAATCGACATCCAAGATGAGTACCCTAG GATCTGTAATGAACTGTTACAATCTGTTGTTACCTATTTTTGCAATCGCGGACTTGACAAGAAGAGTGCTACGGAGCATGCTGAACTGGAAATACTGAATTTGCGAGAGCCAGAG CAACGAGGAAACCAACTAACGTATGCTGTACATACCCAGCAGTAG
- the LOC133925358 gene encoding uncharacterized protein LOC133925358 isoform X3, translating into MSQSEYKLGRVEFDGEPKLIVHHRSAESSALVAIANCTFLGSKGTDRGDPPPYVEEQILTKGMVGSLVANIKQVVDSGRPAMKEKEEPLISILESLAAGLHVDPVNKSCNTFSLADEILLFKLLKIPLVHGWLSDPEDILLYNDIKEKSYDKLVNLLPKLQSVADEALNASEASRAAAQPVVARYARIKDFLDASKTHLTTYGLAVLHKSLEERKPAVLYIENKFRVVYKYNGDLFTLETDEDLLQSHPDAMWKKLTVLEEESFYVTSRFSPTKEQPNMEKQAKEWREKKLSALDEPGDKPSTKPARKKKSRLRRNLGNKIEEKEEAPKSATAEPCPPISNVCLPEKEASKAATAVEKEEAPKSATVEPCPPISDVCPSEKEAFKSPTIAENFLKFLTEFRDGSSCRMIPYFEGVVEGMRYTGSFKLHVPYAFIQKHDGNLAIDIQDEYPRICNELLQSVVTYFCNRGLDKKSATEHAELEILNLREPEQ; encoded by the exons ATGTCGCAGTCGGAATACAAGTTAGGACGGGTCGAGTTCGATGGCGAACCTAAGCTCATTGTGCACCATAGATCCGCAGAATCCAGTGCGTTAGTAGCCATTGCTAACTGCACCTTCCTAGGGTCGAAGGGTACAGATCGCGGGGATCCACCTCCATATGTGGAAGAGCAGATTCTTACAAAGGGCATGGTGGGTTCACTTGTGGCGAATATCAAACAAGTTGTGGACTCTGGTCGTCCCGCGATGAAAGAGAAGGAGGAGCCCCTTATTAGCATATTGGAATCACTGGCAGCTGGTCTCCATGTTGATCCAGTAAACAAAAG CTGCAACACTTTCAGCCTAGCTGACGAGATCTTATTATTTAAACTTCTCAAAATTCCTTTGGTGCATGGTTGGTTGTCGGACCCTGAGGACATATTGCTATATAATGATATTAAGGAAAAGTCTTATGATAAGCTGGTCAACCTACTTCCTAAACTGCAATCAGTAGCAGATGAGGCGCTTAATGCATCCGAAGCCAGCAGAGCGGCTGCTCAACCCGTGGTAGCACGAT ACGCAAGGATTAAGGATTTCTTGGATGCCTCAAAAACCCACTTAACAACTTATGG GTTGGCTGTTTTGCACAAATCAttagaagaaagaaaacccGCTGTTTTGTacatagaaaataaatttaGAGTTGTCTACAAG TATAATGGAGATCTATTCACCTTGGAAACAGACGAGGATCTTCTGCAGAGTCACCCAGATGCTATGTGGAAAAAGTTGACTGTG CTGGAGGAAGAGAGCTTCTACGTAACAAGCCGCTTCAGTCCGACCAAGGAGCAACCGAATATGGAAAAA CAGGCTAAGGAATGGCGGGAAAAGAAGCTTTCAGCACTGGACGAACCTGGTGACAAACCATCCACAAAAccagcaagaaagaagaaatcaaGGCTACGAAGAAATCTGGGAAACAAAAtagaggaaaaggaagaagcTCCTAAGTCAGCAACAGCTGAACCTTGTCCTCCTATTTCTAATGTGTGTCTTCCTGAAAAAGAAGCTTCTAAAGCTGCAACCGCCGTTGAGAAGGAAGAAGCTCCGAAGTCAGCAACAGTTGAACCTTGTCCTCCTATTTCTGATGTGTGCCCTTCTGAAAAAGAAGCTTTTAAATCTCCGACCATTGCTGAGAATTTTCTCAAATTCCTTACGGA GTTCAGAGACGGTAGCAGCTGCCGCATGATCCCTTATTTTGAGGGTGTAGTAGAAGGCATGAGGTACACAGGCTCGTTCAAATTGCATGTCCCATATGCATTTATTCAAAAGCATGATGGGAATCTAGCAATCGACATCCAAGATGAGTACCCTAG GATCTGTAATGAACTGTTACAATCTGTTGTTACCTATTTTTGCAATCGCGGACTTGACAAGAAGAGTGCTACGGAGCATGCTGAACTGGAAATACTGAATTTGCGAGAGCCAGAG CAGTAG
- the LOC133925358 gene encoding uncharacterized protein LOC133925358 isoform X1: protein MSQSEYKLGRVEFDGEPKLIVHHRSAESSALVAIANCTFLGSKGTDRGDPPPYVEEQILTKGMVGSLVANIKQVVDSGRPAMKEKEEPLISILESLAAGLHVDPVNKSCNTFSLADEILLFKLLKIPLVHGWLSDPEDILLYNDIKEKSYDKLVNLLPKLQSVADEALNASEASRAAAQPVVARYARIKDFLDASKTHLTTYGLAVLHKSLEERKPAVLYIENKFRVVYKYNGDLFTLETDEDLLQSHPDAMWKKLTVLEEESFYVTSRFSPTKEQPNMEKQAKEWREKKLSALDEPGDKPSTKPARKKKSRLRRNLGNKIEEKEEAPKSATAEPCPPISNVCLPEKEASKAATAVEKEEAPKSATVEPCPPISDVCPSEKEAFKSPTIAENFLKFLTEFRDGSSCRMIPYFEGVVEGMRYTGSFKLHVPYAFIQKHDGNLAIDIQDEYPRICNELLQSVVTYFCNRGLDKKSATEHAELEILNLREPEQRGNQLTYAVHTQQ from the exons ATGTCGCAGTCGGAATACAAGTTAGGACGGGTCGAGTTCGATGGCGAACCTAAGCTCATTGTGCACCATAGATCCGCAGAATCCAGTGCGTTAGTAGCCATTGCTAACTGCACCTTCCTAGGGTCGAAGGGTACAGATCGCGGGGATCCACCTCCATATGTGGAAGAGCAGATTCTTACAAAGGGCATGGTGGGTTCACTTGTGGCGAATATCAAACAAGTTGTGGACTCTGGTCGTCCCGCGATGAAAGAGAAGGAGGAGCCCCTTATTAGCATATTGGAATCACTGGCAGCTGGTCTCCATGTTGATCCAGTAAACAAAAG CTGCAACACTTTCAGCCTAGCTGACGAGATCTTATTATTTAAACTTCTCAAAATTCCTTTGGTGCATGGTTGGTTGTCGGACCCTGAGGACATATTGCTATATAATGATATTAAGGAAAAGTCTTATGATAAGCTGGTCAACCTACTTCCTAAACTGCAATCAGTAGCAGATGAGGCGCTTAATGCATCCGAAGCCAGCAGAGCGGCTGCTCAACCCGTGGTAGCACGAT ACGCAAGGATTAAGGATTTCTTGGATGCCTCAAAAACCCACTTAACAACTTATGG GTTGGCTGTTTTGCACAAATCAttagaagaaagaaaacccGCTGTTTTGTacatagaaaataaatttaGAGTTGTCTACAAG TATAATGGAGATCTATTCACCTTGGAAACAGACGAGGATCTTCTGCAGAGTCACCCAGATGCTATGTGGAAAAAGTTGACTGTG CTGGAGGAAGAGAGCTTCTACGTAACAAGCCGCTTCAGTCCGACCAAGGAGCAACCGAATATGGAAAAA CAGGCTAAGGAATGGCGGGAAAAGAAGCTTTCAGCACTGGACGAACCTGGTGACAAACCATCCACAAAAccagcaagaaagaagaaatcaaGGCTACGAAGAAATCTGGGAAACAAAAtagaggaaaaggaagaagcTCCTAAGTCAGCAACAGCTGAACCTTGTCCTCCTATTTCTAATGTGTGTCTTCCTGAAAAAGAAGCTTCTAAAGCTGCAACCGCCGTTGAGAAGGAAGAAGCTCCGAAGTCAGCAACAGTTGAACCTTGTCCTCCTATTTCTGATGTGTGCCCTTCTGAAAAAGAAGCTTTTAAATCTCCGACCATTGCTGAGAATTTTCTCAAATTCCTTACGGA GTTCAGAGACGGTAGCAGCTGCCGCATGATCCCTTATTTTGAGGGTGTAGTAGAAGGCATGAGGTACACAGGCTCGTTCAAATTGCATGTCCCATATGCATTTATTCAAAAGCATGATGGGAATCTAGCAATCGACATCCAAGATGAGTACCCTAG GATCTGTAATGAACTGTTACAATCTGTTGTTACCTATTTTTGCAATCGCGGACTTGACAAGAAGAGTGCTACGGAGCATGCTGAACTGGAAATACTGAATTTGCGAGAGCCAGAG CAACGAGGAAACCAACTAACGTATGCTGTACATACCCAGCAGTAG
- the LOC133925358 gene encoding uncharacterized protein LOC133925358 isoform X4: protein MSQSEYKLGRVEFDGEPKLIVHHRSAESSALVAIANCTFLGSKGTDRGDPPPYVEEQILTKGMVGSLVANIKQVVDSGRPAMKEKEEPLISILESLAAGLHVDPVNKSCNTFSLADEILLFKLLKIPLVHGWLSDPEDILLYNDIKEKSYDKLVNLLPKLQSVADEALNASEASRAAAQPVVARYARIKDFLDASKTHLTTYGLAVLHKSLEERKPAVLYIENKFRVVYKYNGDLFTLETDEDLLQSHPDAMWKKLTVLEEESFYVTSRFSPTKEQPNMEKQAKEWREKKLSALDEPGDKPSTKPARKKKSRLRRNLGNKIEEKEEAPKSATAEPCPPISNVCLPEKEASKAATAVEKEEAPKSATVEPCPPISDVCPSEKEAFKSPTIAENFLKFLTEFRDGSSCRMIPYFEGVVEGMRYTGSFKLHVPYAFIQKHDGNLAIDIQDEYPRICNELLQSVVTYFCNRGLDKKSATEHAELEILNLREPE from the exons ATGTCGCAGTCGGAATACAAGTTAGGACGGGTCGAGTTCGATGGCGAACCTAAGCTCATTGTGCACCATAGATCCGCAGAATCCAGTGCGTTAGTAGCCATTGCTAACTGCACCTTCCTAGGGTCGAAGGGTACAGATCGCGGGGATCCACCTCCATATGTGGAAGAGCAGATTCTTACAAAGGGCATGGTGGGTTCACTTGTGGCGAATATCAAACAAGTTGTGGACTCTGGTCGTCCCGCGATGAAAGAGAAGGAGGAGCCCCTTATTAGCATATTGGAATCACTGGCAGCTGGTCTCCATGTTGATCCAGTAAACAAAAG CTGCAACACTTTCAGCCTAGCTGACGAGATCTTATTATTTAAACTTCTCAAAATTCCTTTGGTGCATGGTTGGTTGTCGGACCCTGAGGACATATTGCTATATAATGATATTAAGGAAAAGTCTTATGATAAGCTGGTCAACCTACTTCCTAAACTGCAATCAGTAGCAGATGAGGCGCTTAATGCATCCGAAGCCAGCAGAGCGGCTGCTCAACCCGTGGTAGCACGAT ACGCAAGGATTAAGGATTTCTTGGATGCCTCAAAAACCCACTTAACAACTTATGG GTTGGCTGTTTTGCACAAATCAttagaagaaagaaaacccGCTGTTTTGTacatagaaaataaatttaGAGTTGTCTACAAG TATAATGGAGATCTATTCACCTTGGAAACAGACGAGGATCTTCTGCAGAGTCACCCAGATGCTATGTGGAAAAAGTTGACTGTG CTGGAGGAAGAGAGCTTCTACGTAACAAGCCGCTTCAGTCCGACCAAGGAGCAACCGAATATGGAAAAA CAGGCTAAGGAATGGCGGGAAAAGAAGCTTTCAGCACTGGACGAACCTGGTGACAAACCATCCACAAAAccagcaagaaagaagaaatcaaGGCTACGAAGAAATCTGGGAAACAAAAtagaggaaaaggaagaagcTCCTAAGTCAGCAACAGCTGAACCTTGTCCTCCTATTTCTAATGTGTGTCTTCCTGAAAAAGAAGCTTCTAAAGCTGCAACCGCCGTTGAGAAGGAAGAAGCTCCGAAGTCAGCAACAGTTGAACCTTGTCCTCCTATTTCTGATGTGTGCCCTTCTGAAAAAGAAGCTTTTAAATCTCCGACCATTGCTGAGAATTTTCTCAAATTCCTTACGGA GTTCAGAGACGGTAGCAGCTGCCGCATGATCCCTTATTTTGAGGGTGTAGTAGAAGGCATGAGGTACACAGGCTCGTTCAAATTGCATGTCCCATATGCATTTATTCAAAAGCATGATGGGAATCTAGCAATCGACATCCAAGATGAGTACCCTAG GATCTGTAATGAACTGTTACAATCTGTTGTTACCTATTTTTGCAATCGCGGACTTGACAAGAAGAGTGCTACGGAGCATGCTGAACTGGAAATACTGAATTTGCGAGAGCCAGAG TAG